One Falco peregrinus isolate bFalPer1 chromosome 6, bFalPer1.pri, whole genome shotgun sequence DNA segment encodes these proteins:
- the SHISA8 gene encoding LOW QUALITY PROTEIN: protein shisa-8 (The sequence of the model RefSeq protein was modified relative to this genomic sequence to represent the inferred CDS: deleted 1 base in 1 codon): MAPRSRGRMEPSYVVGICCLVLLEPGRVWSGEPSTGGPGESGNGSQAPAAETAAPAPTGAAPPGGDRCRGYYDVMGQWDPPFNCNAGIYQYCCGTCGYRFCCQFKPGRLDQSGCSNYDTPNWVNTGQPPTRVDETPEDPTRDKTNMIVYIICGVVAIMVLVGIFTKLGLEKAQGPQTEMTVSRTLTDLLKQPGLGPSEHVDGLMGGMQVPLGEGLARGSPRNSTDKPPLNNAVAIAPPLGRPHGHGKSLPLGSSLGTPAPAYTAYTTLKAGESAPEDFYRRFGGPEVPPTSTLPFLPTEGPLLPESCPTAKAKGPKLPGGPAFPGGWEGGPPRGPRRPGLATLCPEGPPEAFGPSAPLYGQPPRHLATNSKTEVTV; the protein is encoded by the exons ATGGCCCCCCGGAGCCGCGGGCGGATGGAGCCGAGCTACGTCGTGGGTATctgctgcctggtgctgctggaacCGGGCCGGGTGTGGAGCGGCGAGCCCAGCACCGGGGGGCCCGGTGAGAGCGGGAACGGCAGCCAGGCACCGGCGGCGGAGACCGCGGCTCCCGCGCCCACCGGGGCAGCACCGCCGGGCGGGGACCGCTGCCGCGGTTACTACGACGTGATGGGGCAGTGGGACCCGCCGTTCAACTGCAACGCCGGCATCTACCAGTACTGCTGCGGGACCTGCGGGTACCGCTTCTGCTGCCAGTTCAAGCCCGGGCGCCTGGACCAGAGCGGCTGCTCCAACTACGACACCCCCAACTGGGTCAACACGGGCCAGCCACCCACCCGGGTGGACGAGACCCCCGAGGACCCCACTCGTGACAAGACCAACATGATCGTCTACATCATCTGCGGCGTGGTGGCCATCATGGTGCTGGTGGGCATCTTCACCAAGCTGGGCCTGGAGAAGGCACAGGGTCCCCAGACAGAGATGACCGTCTCCAG GACACTGACAGACCTGCTGAAGCAGCCGGGCCTTGGCCCCTCTGAGCATGTGGACGGTCTCATGGGGGGCATGCAGGTCCCACTGGGCGAGGGTCTGGCCCGAGGTTCCCCCAGGAACAGCACAG ACAAGCCGCCCTTGAACAACGCAGTGGCCATCGCC CCCCCGCTGGGGCGGCCCCACGGCCACGGCAAGAGCCTGcccctgggcagcagcctgggcacGCCAGCCCCTGCCTACACCGCCTACACCACCCTCAAGGCTGGAG AGAGCGCCCCCGAGGACTTCTACAGGCGGTTCGGGGGGCCAGAGgtgccccccaccagcaccctgcccttCTTGCCCACCGAGGGCCCGCTGCTGCCCGagagctgccccacagccaaGGCCAAGGGCCCCAAGCTGCCGGGGGGCCCGGCCTTCCcggggggctgggaggggggccCCCCCCGTggcccccgccggcccggcctGGCCACCCTGTGCCCCGAGGGGCCGCCCGAGGCCTTCGGCCCCAGCGCCCCGCTGTAcgggcagcccccccggcaCCTCGCCACCAACAGCAAGACCGAAGTCACCGTCTGA